The segment CTCGCTGCCCTGTTTCCTCCCCTGGGCTCATGCTGTGTTGGTCGGGGGGGGCCGCTCCGGTGTGGAGCAATGCCCTTGGGAGGGGCTGAGTCTTGACAGCAGCTGCGTGGGTACTGATGGCACTGggctgggcagcctctgccctgctccCGCTGTGGCTGCCTTGCTGGTCCCACTGTGTTTCCAGCTGGTTTCTGTGTGTCTGTCCCATCTGTCCGTCCCCACAGCAGACGCTGGTGttgctgtggggctgtggtTCCCCGCAGACGCTGGGGCAGGGGTGAAGTTGCTTCCCAGAGACCGGTTGCCTTTCTCCTAAACTCTCGGTGCTGTAAACCCACCCTTCCTCCCATTGAATCCCAACAATGTGGTGCCTGGGAAGCGCCGGCTGGACAAGAATAGGAGCCGGCAAGCACTCAGGGCCGGGGCGAGCAGCCACACTGGCTCACGAAGAGTGAGAGGAAGCTTTGTTGAATAAACCATTATGGCCATAAAACTGGCTTCCCGAGCCTTCACACAACTGCTCAAGTGCAAGTCCGTGTTCTGGTCCAGCGCGTTTGTAATCCAGCTGTTCCCAGCATGGCACAGCCAGGCGCTGCAGCGGGAGCGTGGCAAGGAGCAGTGGCAGCAGTGCGTGTGTCCGGGGCTGTGCGAGGGGAGAgcctgtccccaggcagggagTCCCACGTGTGCCCTGGAAGCTGTCGTTTTGTGGGAGAACATCCTCCCAGGGCTTGTCCGGCTTTGGGGAAGTCCCCATGGCTGTGGCTGGCTGTGGCTGCACTGTGTCACAGAGCAGGGATCGAACTTGGCAGCTGCAGAAGTGCTggctggccctgcccagcccgTGGTGGCCATGCCCCAGGCTTGGGGGGGCAGcaaggcagctgctgtgctctTGGCACAgccttgctgcctcctccctgccggCTCCgaggggggctgcagctccccagctgaccctctgccctgcctgggtCCTGGTTTactcctggggtggggggtgtgtgtgtagtGTGTGTGGGTCCATAGTGAACAGCTTCTGAGAGGAGCAGGTGGCGGTTTCCCGAGGCAGGATGCAGGGAGCAAGCTGGAGCCCTAGTGGGGCACCCCAGCTTGCTAAGGGCCGTCCTGGGGGGCCAGGACAGCTGCTGTGGAggctgggggggaggagggggcccACCGGCCGTTTGGCATGGCTCGGCACACCTGGATGGCCAGAGCGGATGTCCGGTTAGCTCAGCGCAGGGGTGCACCAGCTgtgcggggctggggatgctgtgACCCTGCGCTGCGCGGAGCCATCCGTCCCTTCCTCAAGGCCCGGAGTGACAATGctttgggaaggagaggagcggtgggggggggagctggggcctCACACTCTGGTGTCCCATCCTGGAGCAGCGCAGtcaccccagggcacccaggATGTGCATGCACCCTGGCAGTACTGAGCGCAAAtggggtgtgtgtcccccaGTGTGTCCCCCGCAGCCCCTGGGCACAcccgctccctgccccagccagctgaggctgtttcctcaGGCTTTACTTTTGCTCCTTCCCCAAGCGCAGCCAAGGCctttcccagctgcctcctctcGCCTCTTGCTGCCATGGCCTCACCGCGCAGGTCTGCCGTGCCATGCCCATCGGTGCCTTTCTGTGGCTGGCAAAAGCCCTGAAGCGCTGTgagggaggagcagctctgctcgGCACATCCCTTGAGCCCTGGCCAGGGACAGCCTCAGCGGGACACAGTCCCTTCCCACTTGGCATTGCTGCTTCTTGCAACCACAGCCCAGGACTGAATCCCCGTCCCCAGCACCCCGTGGCCACTGCAGCTCCTTGCTTTTAGACCACATCGACCTTCCCGCGCCAGGAATAACCCCCAGCTATGcaggcagcagcctctgccctcCCGGTGCTGCACCAGGATGAtgccctgagctgctggcaggggcaggacCCATCCTAGGGTGGGcatggggtgctgggtgccgtGTGGTCCCATTGCCTCAGGGCGAGGAAGCGGCCGGAGGGGAGCGACAATGTCAGGATGCGGGAAGTCGTCGGGGCTATTGAGCGCGTTTCCTCTTGCCTGCGGTTCTCACACGGGGCTGCATTGTCTGCTGTGCCCACGCGTGGAGGGCTAAATATAACCCCGCTCTGCAGACgggctgggggagaggaagggacctgtttggggtttgcttttccttcattgTGCGCTGTTGGCAGTGGGGCTGATAAGGGCAGGGTCGTACCTGGTTTGGTGTTGCCTTGatggtgggtgctgcagggcatgCGCCAGGGCTCAGGGTCTGTGCCTGGGCCAGGAGGATGCTTCTGTGTGTGCTCCCCCGCCAAGGGGCTGTGGGaagtggggtgctgggggagctgcgggcagagccctgggcaCAGACAGGGCCCCACGGACTGAGAGGACCATGCTTTGGTCCCAGCTGGCACAACCCTGACCAGccctctgtccttcctcccctctcagCTCTGATTTTACTCCAGCCGTGGCTCTTCCTGTGAGCAGGTCAGACTTAGACACTTGCTATTTTCCGTATGCTGggaaagcttaaaaataaactccCTGGTGCTTGGCCAATGCCTTGGGCAGAGCCTTGCAAGCGTGACACATTGTGGCAGCCCTCACggctcctctcctgcagcccGGGGCAGGATAGTGCAGGGGAAGCCCAGCATCGACTGGGCCTTactgggaggagggcaggaatCTCTGCCAATCTGTGGCCATGGGGCAGAGTCACTTGCGCAGGCCCCTAAGGGGCTGTGGCTGGTGTTAGACCCACAACCCCAGCAGGAATTAGGATCCCAGAACTGGCAGAGCCACCCCGAAGCCTTTCCTGACTCAGGGTGCTACAAGCagatcccccccccccccgcatccTCCCAGACCACTGGCAAGAAGCAAAGGGGGTGCACAGTGGTGCTGGCCATGCACCCAAGGGACACCCCACGCCTGGCACCTCCAGCCTCAGGCTGTTGGCAGTCAGGTCAGGCGTGCATCTTTCTGTCTGCCCacctctttcctttttactttctctcCATGTTCCTTTTGGCCACATCGCATCCCTCTCTGGGCACTCGCTTGCTTCCAGGAGCCGGGgatgcaggagcagcagcctggctcTTGCCCgtggcacagcacaggcaggTGGCTCTTGCTCACTGAGTTAGTTCTGGAGGGCTGCGGCTGCACCTTGGAAGGTACATCCAGCCTTGGGTTGGGATAAACCCCACAGGGTTCTTCAATGGGGGTATAAAACCTGCCCTCCCACAAAACCCATGCTGAGGGCAATGCCAGCGTGGGGCTCACAGGCTGCGAGTGGCCACAGGATCAGTCCCACGGCGCTCCCACCCCATGGCCATacccagggagctgctgccgTCCTGGCTGGGCAGCTGCGGTGGGTCGCGGTGCCTGCTCGTCATGGCACGCACCTGGAGCTGTGCTCACTGCCCGTTACCCCAGAGCTGGACCTGCAGCTGGGTCTCAGGGGTGCCCGTGGTGAGCCCCTCACCGCAGtccccaggctgcctgtgcCATCACAGGGCTCAGCATCGTGGTACAGGGCCGGGCGTTGGGGCAGCGAGCGCCGTTCCCAGAAAGAGACCGGAGGGGCCTGTTTACTCAGGAGGGAGTGCGGAGGTGTGAGAAAGGCCATGCGTGTCTGGCCTGCTGCTATctctccccaggctctgctAAAGGGCTTTGCCGGGCCAGCCCGCACCCTTATCAGCTGCAAACTTTTATTTGCCTaagggctgcctgcctgctttctggggggctgctgccagcaccggcccctgctgctgcccccctccccggccccacCGTGCAGGTGAGCCCCTCACTGTTGTTGTTGGCGTGTGCTGCGGGCAGGTCCCAACGGCGCGGGGTCACGCCGGCCACCCTGAGCCGCCTTGTCACAACACGGGAACAATAGCAGGGCCGGAGCCGTGTTTGCGCAGCACCCACGGCCGGGCATCATGTCCAGGCAAAGGGGCTCTTGGCCGTCTTGTTTTCCACCTTGCAGGGCCGTTCGGAAAAGCGTGATGCTCCCCCGGTGCCAACAAAAATATCAGCCCGGGAGAGGGGAGGCGAGCAGGGGAGCGCTGCCGGTGGTAAACACACGGCACGGCTGCACCGTTACCTTTCACACTGGCATTTCCTCCTGGCCGAGCCTGCCGGGCTGCTCTCCCCACAAATCCGCAGTGCTGCGGAgctttgcagctctgctgatgCCTGGTGAGCATTGGGCTGTGGTCCCCCATTGCACTAGGATGCCTGAGGGGGTCCCCACTGGGCAGTGGTGGGAACAGGGCAGGATCCCTCCAGAGAtggtgggagcagagcagggtcccTCTGGAGGGCTCAGCACTAGGAGCATACACCCTAGACCACAACCCCCGGGGGTTTTACCCACCTCCCACATCcccagcagggagggcagccaAGGGCAGGCTCAGCCGCCAGCCCAGACTCTGCACCAAGGACAGCACAGCCGGGTGcctccctctctgcttcctccagTGGCCCATGGCAGCGATATCACCCCGTATCACccatatttcattttctccaggGTATTTTTAGCCTGTCCCACCCTCACTAAAGAGGCCCTCAGCAGAGAGCAGACTCTACCCTGGGCTAGCTTCACCAGAAAAACTAAACAACAGCCCCAGTCACATTGTGTGCCTTTATCTGTGGCTCATTTCCACCTATTATGCAGTCGTGAGCagctccacagcctccctccaTTGGGTTtatctgcagcagagctgggacagaGAGGCTGGCTGCAGGGCCAAGCTCTGCTTTGAGCCACCCAGACCCTGTACCACAGTGGTCCCAGGACAACCGCTGGGCTGAAGCTGGGCTCAAGGGGACAGGACACTGTAGCAGGGAGGGCTGTGCTTTCAGTGGGTGAGAGGCACCAGCAGAACTGGAGCTCAGAGAGTGCCCACAGTCACCCCACCACCCACAGGACAGCAGCTTCCCTCTCCCTTGGCCACAAACCCGTACCCAACCTCCCTGAGGCAGCTGCATGAAGCACAGTCACACCACACTTCATCTTTTTCATTCATCCAAATTTATTCAACAAGATGAAACACTGAGTTggccagagaaaaaaaaaacagcactgAGGGCACTGCCCGCACCCCATGCTCGTGCCTCGGTCACACAGGACCCACAGTCCCTCAGTCACAGCAGGACCTTCCCCTTTCACAGCATCGGTGGGCCGGGGAAATCAAGGTGACCGTTCCTGTGGCAGCCGTTGGTTCTTTGGTCATCCCCTGCCAGCATCTCAGCCCACAGCAGAGATGACTAGTGCAAAGTAATAAAACCAATAACCCCCCAAACCAGCAGTTGCGAGGCTAATTCCTCCCCAAAACTGCAGGGCTCAAGGGCACATGGCCCAGGCTGGACACAGCTGCCCTGCACAACTGCACCTTTAAGGCAGAAAGCTCCATGCTCAGGCCAGCAGGTTAAAAATAACTTAGAGACACACATCACATGGGAAAGCGTCCGGGGCCGGGAGGCAGGGGGCTTTGCACTCCCGAGGCACCCGAGCAGTGACCCCACAGCCATCGGGATCAGCCGGTGACCGCAGAGCCCCAACTGTGAGCTGCCACTGGCTTAACCCACCCCTGTGCCCcatggggaaggggcagctcctgcagcaaaCCCGGGTCAGGAGCCACTGGCCCCCTGCCAGGGTCACAGGAACAGGCCAGGGCTGGTGGCCAGGACCCAtcaggcagcgctgccccagcccagctccccccagccctcccgggCTCAGCCCGCTCCGTGTGGAGGCCGGAGGCGAGCAGCTTCCCACGGCCATACACCCAGCTCACGCTGGTGGGGGTTCCAGCAAGCTCCAGGCTCCAACTGAGCCACAGCTCCCAAGGGACAGCAGCCTCCTCCCGCAGCCTTGGGGACAGCCTGTTCCCAGCCACGTGGCCTCAGGGATTTCTCCCGTTCCCACGGCAAGACACATGGGATACGCCATCCCAGGGAACTTTTTacaatttccttccttacagGATCTTTGGGGAAAACAGGAGAGAGCAGAGGCTCAGCTCCAGGGCAGCGCTCAGCCCTGCTCCCGAGCATCGCGTCCCAGGAGCAGGCAGGTCTCCgcaggggcggggaggggggtccATATGGCACAGCaccaggcaggaggcagctgcctgcccacgGCCAGCGCCTCTGCAGGCACAAGGGACCGAGGAAGGTCCCCCCGGCTGGCTGGGTCCAGCCCGGCACTAGACATACTGCTTTTTGGAGGCTGAGCTCCCAGGCCTGCTGCACAGCTTCTCCTCCAGGATGGGGGCTTCGGCAGCCCTGGGGGCATAGGAGTCCGACAGGGGCCTGCTGCCGTTGCCCAGCGCCAGGTTCTCCTCGTTGTGGAAGTTGGCCCAGTTCTGCTCACTGGAGAGCTTGTTGTAGGCCTGGTAGGGTGGCATGTGGCTCTCGGCCATGGGCAGGAAGGGGTAGTGCTTGGGCGGGTAGGGACCTGAGACCATGTCATCGGCAAAGGCGTCCCGGCTCGGGCCAGCCGGCACAGACACCTTCTTGATGTTGCTAAGTAGATTCTTGCAGCAGAGGTGGAAAAGCTCCAGGAGGTTCAGCACTAAGGAGATGAGGCCCATCACCAgcatgaagatgatgaagatgCTCTTCTCAGTGGGGCGGGAGATGAAGCAGTCTACCTGATGGGGGCAGGGGTCCCTCTTGCACACGTAGCGGGGCACCATGGAGAAGCCATACAGGTACCACTGGCCAACGAGGAAGCCAGCTTCAAAGATGCTCTTGCAAATCACACTGATGATGTACGTCCACATCAACGCCCCTCGAATCTTGAGCCGCCCGTCCTCCGTCACATAAATCTTGGACATCTTCTTTTCCACGGCTGCCAGGGCTTGCTCGATCTTCGGGTCCTTGCTGTGGATAGCCCGAAGCTCGCTCTCCTGTTGCTTCAGCTTCTCCTCCTTCCGGGAGAGATAGACAACGTGGCCAAGGTAAATCAGGGTTGGGGTGCTGACAAAGAGGAACTGGAGCACCCAGTAGCGGATATGGGAGATGGGGAAGGCTTTGTCATAGCAGACATTGGTGCAGCCGGGCTGCTTGGTGTTGCACACAAAATCCGACTGCTCGTCCCCCCACACGGACTCCCCAGCCAAGCCCAGGATGAGGATGCGGAAGATGAAAAGCACGGTGAGCCAGATCTTCCCGATCACAGTTGAGTGCTCCTGGACTTGGTCCAGCAGTTTCTccaggaaaccccagtcgcccatCTTCTAGGGAGCCTCGTGCCTCTGCCagaagagaggggaggggagccaGGTCAATTCTCTTTCGGTGCAGGAGAGCACAGGGCAGACAGGGCTACCTAAACCCCAGGCTTTCTCAGGATACGGCTATTCTGCAGAGGGTCCCAGCAAACCCACCACAGAACATCCCACACCTGGGGGAGGGAGCCAGGCAGGATTTCTGTGCCCAGGAGCGCTCCTCCTACACCTCACTGCCCAGTGGGGAAacacggggctgggggagaagaGGCGGTGCAGGGATTCacctcccccagcagcacccagcccgCAGCACCCACGGCTCGTGGCTGTCCCAGCCTCCCAGGACACAGCCCGAAGGAAAGGGCTCACCAGCTGTTTTGGGGCTGCCATAACACCCAGAGAGGGAGCATGGCGGGGGCTCACAGGAGCAGCCCAGATTTGCCTCGCCTACGGCCCCAGCTTCACCAaagggcagagcacagcagggtCACAGGAAGGGAAGCACAAACCCCCGGGGTACAGCAGCCACCCAATGCCTCTTCAGGGATCACCCCAAACTGCAGGGACAGTCCCCACACAGCTCCCTTGCTGTGGGGTGATGgcaccccagccctggcacacTCCCCCTTGCCCAGGGCTTTCCCTGGCCTGGGGACCCCTGAGACCACTCACCGCACACAGACCTGCTGTG is part of the Phalacrocorax carbo chromosome 22, bPhaCar2.1, whole genome shotgun sequence genome and harbors:
- the GJA4 gene encoding gap junction alpha-4 protein yields the protein MGDWGFLEKLLDQVQEHSTVIGKIWLTVLFIFRILILGLAGESVWGDEQSDFVCNTKQPGCTNVCYDKAFPISHIRYWVLQFLFVSTPTLIYLGHVVYLSRKEEKLKQQESELRAIHSKDPKIEQALAAVEKKMSKIYVTEDGRLKIRGALMWTYIISVICKSIFEAGFLVGQWYLYGFSMVPRYVCKRDPCPHQVDCFISRPTEKSIFIIFMLVMGLISLVLNLLELFHLCCKNLLSNIKKVSVPAGPSRDAFADDMVSGPYPPKHYPFLPMAESHMPPYQAYNKLSSEQNWANFHNEENLALGNGSRPLSDSYAPRAAEAPILEEKLCSRPGSSASKKQYV